The Panicum virgatum strain AP13 chromosome 5K, P.virgatum_v5, whole genome shotgun sequence genome has a window encoding:
- the LOC120708039 gene encoding MACPF domain-containing protein CAD1-like: protein MSLAGSALEAALQAVGRGLDAAGDHRLLYCKGAGRLVALDEDRAHDIPLSSGGVLSSVPREVWVEQWSGNPVRIRPPVPHGVPPAAPDEPFVCSFQQMAEYFNRKSGLSETVPLGSFNSLFSFTGSWKNDAAATKALAIDGYSLPLFRVINRSEELTLLESVKRAIPNVWDPSALASFIENYGTHIITSVTVGGKDEVYIKQHSSSQLSELEFKNYVREIGRERFSDVENKSNATPINYSEKDMTVIFRRRGGCDLVQSFSDWKGTVASAPDVIGMTFLSIVSLVDDIPGKKHLARAVELYLTYKPPIEELQYFLDFQVPLVWAPAPPGIAGHHRKEPVCPSLQFSLMGPKLFISTEQISVGRRPVVGLKLLLEGAKQNRLAIHLQHLGSLPKIFLPHWDSHITIGPPKWQGPEEQDSRWFEPIKWKNFAHVSTAPIEYTETNITDLSGVYIVTGAQLGVWDFGAKSVLHLKLLFSRVPGCTIRRSVWDHSPSSSSTQRTDESSSSSSDNAKLVKIVDMTETSKGPQDAPGHWLVTGAKLGVEKGRIVVRAKYSLLNY, encoded by the exons ATGAGCCTCGCGGGCTCCGCCCTGGAGGCGGCGCTTCAGGCGGTGGGGCGCGGCCTCGACGCCGCTGGCGACCACCGCCTACTCTACTGCAAGGGCGCCGGGAGGCTGGTGGCGCTCGACGAGGACCGCGCGCATGACATCCCCCTTAGCAGCGGCGGCGTCCTCTCCAGCGTGCCCCGCGAAGTCTGGGTCGAGCAGTGGTCCGGCAACCCCGTGCGAATCCGGCCGCCCGTCCCCCACGGCGTGCCCCCCGCAGCCCCGGACGAGCCCTTCGTTTGCAGCTTCCAGCAG ATGGCTGAGTATTTCAACAGGAAGTCAGGCTTGTCGGAGACTGTACCGCTGGGCTCCTTCAACTCACTGTTCAGCTTCACCGGTTCATGGAAGAATGATGCTGCGGCTACGAAGGCCCTTGCTATTGATGGCTATTCTCTGCCGCTGTTTCGGGTGATAAATAGGAGTGAAGAACTGACTCTGCTTGAGAGCGTTAAGCGCGCGATTCCAAATGTTTGGGATCCATCAGCATTGGCTAG CTTTATCGAGAATTACGGAACCCATATTATTACCTCTGTTACGGTTGGTGGTAAGGATGAGGTATACATTAAGCAGCATTCATCATCCCAATTGTCAGAGCTGGAATTCAAAAATTACGTGAGGGAAATCGGGAGGGAAAGATTCTCAGATGTGGAAAATAAGTCAAATGCAACTCCTATCAATTACAGCGAGAAG GATATGACCGTAATATTCAGAAGGAGAGGTGGTTGTGATCTTGTTCAAAGTTTCAGTGATTGGAAAGGAACTGTTGCCTCAGCACCAGATGTCATAGGCATGACCTTTCTCTCAATTGTCTCTCTTGTTGATGATATACCAGGAAAAAAGCACCTTGCTCGTGCAGTTGAGCTATACTTGACAT ACAAACCTCCAATTGAAGAATTGCAGTACTTCTTAGATTTTCAAGTCCCACTAGTTTgggctccagctccaccaggTATTGCTGGTCACCATAGGAAGGAACCTGTCTGCCCATCGCTTCAGTTCAGCTTGATGGGCCCAAAGCTCTTCATTAGCACAGAACAG ATCTCTGTTGGACGTCGACCGGTAGTTggcctcaaactgctcctggaAGGAGCCAAACAGAACCGTCTGGCTATTCATTTGCAGCACCTTGGCTCATTACCGAAAATATTCTTACCTCACTGGGACTCCCATATCACCATTGGACCTCCGAAATGGCAAGGCCCTGAAGAGCAGGACAGCCGATGGTTTGAGCCAATCAAATGGAAGAACTTTGCTCATGTCAGCACGGCACCCATCGAGTACACCGAAACAAATATTACAGATCTATCTGGTGTTTATATTGTTACAGGAGCACAGTTGGGAGTGTGGGATTTTGGTGCAAAGAGCGTTCTCCACCTTAAACTCTTGTTCTCCCGAGTTCCTGGGTGCACAATTAGAAGATCAGTGTGGGACCACAGCCCATCAAGTTCTTCGACTCAGAGAACAGATGAATCTTCATCATCCTCTAGTGATAATGCTAAACTTGTGAAGATCGTTGACATGACAGAGACATCGAAAGGCCCACAAGATGCGCCTGGCCACTGGCTGGTCACTGGAGCTAAACTGGGTGTCGAGAAGGGCAGGATTGTTGTGCGTGCGAAATACTCCTTATTGAATTATTAA
- the LOC120710747 gene encoding protein HEADING DATE 3A-like, whose protein sequence is MSAVEPLVLAHVIRDVLDSFTPTASLRITYNNSLLLAGVELKPSAVVNKPRVDVGGTDLRVFYTLVLVDPDAPSPSNPSLREYLHWMVVDIPGTTGASFGQELVFYERPEPRSGIHRMVFVLFRQLGRETVFAPDMRHNFNCKNFARQYHLDTVAATYFNCQREAGSGGRRFRSESS, encoded by the exons ATGTCGGCTGTGGAACCCTTGGTTTTGGCCCATGTGATACGGGATGTGTTGGATTCATTTACACCGACTGCTTCCCTTAGGATCACCTACAACAATAGCCTACTTCTAGCAGGTGTTGAGCTTAAACCATCTGCTGTTGTGAATAAGCCAAGAGTTGATGTTGGGGGCACTGACCTCAGGGTTTTCTACACACTG GTACTAGTGGATCCAGATGCCCCAAGCCCAAGCAATCCATCACTGAGGGAGTACTTACACTG GATGGTGGTTGATATCCCTGGAACAACTGGAGCCAGCTTCG GTCAGGAGCTCGTGTTCTACGAAAGGCCAGAGCCAAGATCTGGTATACACCGCATGGTATTTGTGCTGTTCCGACAACTCGGTAGGGAGACAGTTTTTGCACCAGACATGCGACATAACTTCAACTGCAAGAACTTCGCACGTCAATACCACCTAGACACTGTGGCTGCCACATATTTCAACTGTCAAAGGGAAGCAGGATCTGGGGGGAGAAGGTTCAGGTCGGAAAGTTCGTAA